The following nucleotide sequence is from Acidimicrobiia bacterium.
TCTCACGCAGGGGGGTGTGCACGCCGGGCAGCGGCTGCTCATCACCGGTGGCGGTCCCATCGGAACCCTGTCCCTCGCGGCGGCGCGCGCACGCGGGGTCACCGACATCGTGGTGAGCGAACCGCACCCGAAGCGTCGTGCGTTGGCCGAACTCCTGGGCGCGGTGACGGTCGAGCCCGACGAGCTCACGGTTCCCGCCTACCCCGGTGCGCTCGTAGACGAGCCCTTCGACGTTGCCCTCGAGTGTTCCGGACGGCCGAAGGCCATGGAGGTCGCGCTCGGGCAGCTGAAGCGCGCCGGCACCATGGTGCTCGTCGGCGCGGGCGTCGAGTATCCGCGGCTCAACACGAGCCGGATCCTGCTCAACGAGCTCGTGATCACCGGCGCGTTCGTGTACGACCACGATGGTTTCGAACGCGCGCTCGAACTGCTCGCCCGTCGCGACTTCCCCACCGATCTCCTGATCGAAGCAAACGACGTGCCGCTCGACGGCATCTTCGAGGCGATCCAGCAGCTCGGCTCGGGCGACCTCGCGGCCAAGGTGATGATCGTCCCGCCGAAGAGTTGACGCACGGGCGGACGCGCGACCGCGCCCCAGAACGGGCTTGCTCTCAGGTGGTCATCGCAACGCCTCGTCGGGTGCTTCGGGGTGGCGGGCGGGTAAAAGCGCGCGTTTTGGTGCGGAAACCGCTCCCGAATGCACACTTTTCGGACGTCGAATGCCAGGAAGCTGCCAGCGCCTACAGCGGCTATCGGTTCCGCTTCGCAAGGCGAAAGGCAATGAACCCCGGCTCCATGCCGAGTTTGTCGTGGTCGTCGGTGTATTGATCAGCCATCTCTGGCAGAGGGAGTGGCTCGACGACAC
It contains:
- a CDS encoding alcohol dehydrogenase catalytic domain-containing protein, whose protein sequence is MSELPVKMRAAVLHGQMDLTIEERPVPTVGPRDVLLAVSHCGVCGTDLHYVLEGWGNPSDSIEGHEFSGRVVAVGAAVERWKAGDEVVGGPSPRCGECEYCRSLRPSLCTGRGQFGDGHGDYHGAFAEYVLVRENSIVAIPPNVSLRAAALSEPLAVALHGLTQGGVHAGQRLLITGGGPIGTLSLAAARARGVTDIVVSEPHPKRRALAELLGAVTVEPDELTVPAYPGALVDEPFDVALECSGRPKAMEVALGQLKRAGTMVLVGAGVEYPRLNTSRILLNELVITGAFVYDHDGFERALELLARRDFPTDLLIEANDVPLDGIFEAIQQLGSGDLAAKVMIVPPKS